The proteins below come from a single Rosa rugosa chromosome 2, drRosRugo1.1, whole genome shotgun sequence genomic window:
- the LOC133730175 gene encoding AP-2 complex subunit alpha-1-like — translation MALSGMRGLSVFISDIRNCQNKEQERLRVDKELGNVRTRFKNEKGLTPYEKKKYVWKMLYIYMLGYDVDFGHMEAVSLISAPKYPEKQVGYIVTSCLLNENHDFLRLAINTVRNDIIGRNETFQCLALTMVGNIGGREFAESLAPDVQKLLISSSYRPLVRKKAALCLLRLYRKNPDVVNIDGWADRMAQLLDERDLGVLTSSMSLLVALVSNHHDAYWSCLPKCVKILERLARNQDIPQEYTYYGIPSPWLQVKTMRVLQYFPTVEDPNTRRSLFEVLQRILMGTDVVKNVNKNNASHAVLFEALALVMHLDAEKEMMSQCVALLGKFIAVREPNIRYLGLENMTRMLMVTDVQDIIKRHQAQIITSLKDPDVSIRRRALDLLYGMCDVSNAKDIVEELLQYLSTADFAMREELSLKAAILAEKFAPDLSWYVDVILQLIDKAGDFVSDDIWFRVVQFVTNNEDLQPYAAAKAREYLDKPAIHETMVKVSAYIIGEFGHLLARRPGCSPKELFAVIHEKLPTVSTSTIPILLSTYAKIFMHTQPPDQELQNQIWAIFNKYESCIDVEIQQRAAEYLALSRRGEALVDILAEMPKFPERQSALIKKAEDTEVDTAEQSAIKLRAQQQTSNALVVTDQRPANGTPPANHQLGLVKIPNMSSNVDHNSTDQGLSQENGTLNKVDPQTPSPDLLGDLLGPLAIEGPPGTAVQSHQTAVPGSGADPNAVDATAIVPVGDEPSSVQPIGNIAERFHALCLKDSGVLYEDPNIQIGIKAEWRLHQGCLVLFLGNKNTSPLVSVQAVIMPPSHFKMELSLVPETIPPRAQVQCPLEVVNLRPSRDVAVLDFSYKFGHNMVNVKLRLPAVLNKFLQPIPVSAEEFFPQWRSLSGPPLKLQEVVRGVKPLPLAEMANLINSFRLMVCPGLDPNPNNLVASTTFYSESTRAMLCLARIETDPADRTQLRMTVASGDPTLTFELKEFIKEQIVNIPVAPRAPGPVPPAPPVAQPTSPAAALTDPGALLAGLL, via the exons ATGGCTTTGTCCGGCATGCGAGGTCTCTCTGTTTTCATCAGCGACATTCGGAATTGCCAGAACAAAGAGCAGGAGAGGCTCCGCGTCGATAAGGAGCTCGGGAATGTTCGTACGCGCTTCAAAAACGAAAAG GGTTTGACACCGTATGAGAAGAAGAAATATGTCTGGAAAATGCTTTACATTTATATGTTGGGATATGATGTGGATTTTGGTCACATGGAAGCAGTCTCTCTTATATCAGCGCCCAAGTATCCAGAAAAGCAG GTTGGGTACATTGTGACATCATGTCTACTCAATGAAAACCACGATTTTCTGAGATTAGCGATCAATACTGTACGGAATGATATTATTGGTCGTAATGAAACTTTCCAATGTTTGGCATTGACTATG GTTGGGAATATTGGAGGCAGAGAATTTGCGGAGTCCTTAGCACCTGATGTTCAAAAGTTGCTT ATTTCTAGCAGCTACAGACCGCTTGTGAGAAAAAAAGCTGCACTATGTCTTTTGCGCTTGTATAGGAAAAATCCTGATGTTGTCAATATAGATGGCTG ggCCGATCGCATGGCACAACTTTTAGATGAACGTGATCTTGGTGTTTTGACATCATCTATGAGCCTTCTTGTTGCTCTTGTATCAAATCACCACGATGCTTACTGGAGTTGTCTTCCAAAATGTGTTAAAATACTAGAACGGCTTGCGAGGAACCAGGATATTCCACAAGAGTACACCTACTATGGCATCCCATCTCCCTGGCTCCAG GTCAAGACAATGAGGGTTCTGCAGTATTTCCCCACTGTTGAAGATCCAAATACAAGAAGATCATTGTTTGAG GTCTTACAACGTATATTGATGGGTACGGATGTTGTGAAAAATGTTAATAAGAACAACGCATCGCACGCTGTTCTTTTTGAAGCCCTCGCACTT GTCATGCATCTTGATGCTGAGAAGGAGATGATGTCCCAATGTGTTGCACTTCTGGGAAAATTTATTGCTGTGCGAGAACCAAATATTCGATATCTTGGTTTG GAAAATATGACCCGCATGCTAATGGTAACGGATGTGCAAGATATCATCAAGAGACATCAAGCCCAGATTATCACCTCATTGAAGGATCCAGATGTCAG CATTCGTAGGCGTGCTCTTGACCTGCTTTATGGCATGTGTGATGTTTCAAATGCAAAAGACATAGTTGAAGAATTACTGCAG TATCTTAGTACAGCAGACTTCGCAATGCGCGAGGAATTGTCACTTAAGGCTGCCATTCTTGCAGAAAAATTTGCTCCTGATCTATCATG GTATGTAGATGTGATTCTTCAATTGATTGATAAGGCAGGAGATTTTGTTAGTGATGATATATGGTTCCGTGTTGTGCAATTTGTTACAAATAATGAAGACTTACAG CCTTATGCTGCAGCAAAAGCCAGGGAGTATCTTGACAAACCTGCTATACATGAGACAATGGTTAAG GTCAGTGCATATATCATTGGAGAATTTGGTCACCTTTTAGCCAGACGGCCTGGGTGTAGTCCAAAAGAATTATTTGCCGTCATACATGAGAAGCTTCCTACTGTATC CACTTCTACAATACCTATTCTTCTTTCAACATATGCTAAGATCTTTATGCACACTCAACCTCCAGACCAAGAACTACAGAATCAGATTTGGGCAATATTCAATAA ATACGAGAGTTGCATCGATGTTGAGATACAACAACGAGCTGCTGAATACCTTGCCTTAAGTAGGAGAGGTGAAGCTCTTGTTGATATATTGGCTGAAATGCCTAAATTCCCTGAGCGGCAG TCTGCATTGATCAAAAAGGCTGAAGATACTGAAGTTGATACCGCAGAACAAAGTGCTATCAAGTTGCGCGCCCAGCAGCAAACATCAAATGCTTTGGTTGTGACCGACCAACGTCCCGCTAATGGTACCCCACCTGCCAACCACCAGCTTGGTCTTGTGAAGATACCCAACATGAGCAGTAATGTG GATCACAATTCAACCGATCAAGGGTTGTCTCAGGAAAATGGTACTTTGAATAAAGTTGATCCTCAAACTCCTTCACCGGATCTCCTTGGTGACCTCTTGGGTCCGCTGGCAATTGAAGGCCCTCCGGGTACTGCTGTTCAATCACATCAAACTGCAGTCCCTGGATCTGGTGCTGATCCAAATGCAGTGGATGCTACGGCCATAGTTCCTGTTGGCGATGAGCCAAGTTCTGTTCAG CCTATAGGAAATATTGCAGAAAGATTTCATGCCTTGTGCTTGAAAGATAGTGGTGTTCTGTATGAAGATCCTAATATTCAG ATCGGAATTAAAGCAGAGTGGCGCTTACATCAGGGTTGTCTTGTTCTTTTCTTGGGAAACAAAAATACTTCACCACTTGTATCAGTTCAGGCTGTAATAATGCCTCCCTCCCACTTTAAAATGGAGCTCTCACTAGTGCCAGAGACTATTCCTCCTAGGGCACAG GTACAGTGCCCCCTTGAAGTTGTGAATCTCCGCCCAAGTAGGGATGTAGCAGTTCTCGACTTCTCTTACAAGTTTGGTCACAATATG GTCAATGTCAAGCTTCGTCTCCCAGCTGTCTTGAATAaatttcttcaacctatacCAGTGTCTGCTGAAGAGTTCTTTCCTCAGTGGAGATCACTCTCAGGACCACCTCTGAAGCTTCAAGAAGTG GTTAGAGGCGTCAAACCACTGCCACTTGCAGAAATGGCAAATCTAATTAACAGCTTCCGGTTGATGGTTTGTCCAGGACTT GACCCTAATCCAAATAATCTTGTTGCAAGCACAACCTTTTATTCAGAAAGTACACGGGCGATGCTTTGCTTG GCTAGAATAGAAACAGATCCAGCAGACAGAACCCAGTTGCGTATGACGGTTGCTTCAGGGGATCCTACGTTAACATTTGA GTTGAAGGAGTTCATCAAGGAACAAATAGTTAACATCCCTGTAGCTCCTCGTGCTCCTGGACCAGTGCCACCAGCACCTCCAGTAGCTCAACCGACCAGTCCAGCTGCAGCATTAACGGATCCTGGTGCTCTGCTGGCCGGTTTGCTGTGA